The DNA window TGTCGTACGAAATCCATCTTTGATGGATATAACATTAGTTTTCATCTTTAATGGGTACTTTTGTCAACGTTCGTAAAATTTATGGGTACAAAGGagtgttttttcttttagtttaatttaaagtTTTACCTGTCTTAATTTTggaactttattttttattgggctattttttttctttctaaatgcAAACGTGATTCTAAAGTTacaaattttagtttttgtatTTATCTTTATCTATTAGacgattaattaaaaaatattaatttttatctatcaattttaTCCTTCCTTCAGTTCATTATTCATGtgatgtattttattattttttataatattattttataatactttcttatgtatgttattatttttttatgggatttttattattttttgttcataattttttttaatttttttattttgtcttgtaattttattaatcttattagaaagatcaaattaaataaaaaactaacataaaaataatattcgatcattttaatataaaaattaccaaatataaatcacatttaattcatttttaatcaaaataaaatttataaaattaatttataaaaggtCAATTTGGTGttgatattttctttcatttggaAAACACAATAATTTGACAATCAAATACTTTACAATACTAATAAATTGCGTCTCCAAAGATGAATTTTACTAGCCTTATCGTTGGCTATTAGATGAAACAGAGTATAGTTAGACTCAACCTACTACACAAATGGGTTATTTAGATACTCAAATAATAAGATCGAGCATGACAAATTATTTCTTGCAAATAAAGCCTCTCGCTACCGACTCTAATAAAAAAGCCATACTATAACTTTTTTAAACTCTTAGTTCACATTCTGTAACACTTTAATTAACATGTCATACCATAATTTTTTGAGACTTTCAGTTCACACCTACTCTCTCactttttgatattatttttatgtatattcatgtaaaatatatataaaaaaatatcagtgaagttgatttttaatttagatggAGCGAtaccattaattatttttttattgtaaaagatATAGGTATTTTAGGTATTGTATTCAGTAAATTATCATTTTGGATCATTCtaataaaagatttatattttcataaattgattaaaaaataatagtttttcaatcttctaaaactaattttaattagacAAAAtacatcttatttttttgtgacaaaTTGTTAAtgtaatttatctattttttatataaatatttgaataattaattaaaaaatcaataaaaaatatcaatatctGATAATCTGtgaaaaaatactattttttaattaattaacttttttaagATTAAATAGTAATTTAGTCTATTTTATTTAACACTAATAGTATTATAAGAAATAGAAAACATCAATTTGTATATGcatgtatttttcttttaaacaaaCTAAATGTCAAGATAAATAAATGTTAACATCTGAATGTATATgagcatatatattatttaaattataatgtgctaaaacacaaaaaaatttagtatgCTATAAGtaatttatatgataaattctATTAGTACTTTAAAGCATGACATCTTTTTGGCCTatcttaaaaagaaaaactatatACAATGTATGCCCATTTctacattaattaattatttaccttTTAGGccttttcatataaaataatagtCGCAAAAAAGGATAGGAAGATTTGTTAGGTAATTAAGAATTATAATATACTATGGATAAGCAAAAATAATGAGACCTATACCTTTGTATGCATGCACTATacttactaatttttctatgaaaaaaggaaataaaaaatgtatgTACTTATTATTCCGTGTGGCAAACTTTGGTTGCTCACGTGTTCTAAGTGTGAAATaatttatattcttaaaattttaaaatttaaaaaaaatttagaatgttatttatatattactaaataaTAATCTTTTGTGCATACTCTACTAGGATTTGGTCAAAATCTTACGGAATCTTGTTTTTAAATACGAGTGTGtgatttaaaagttttattGTTCTATTGAGCTACTGCAGGTATGATTATGAGGAGAATCTTACTAAACTATAACCCTGATCCACCTGGTAGAAAAgacgaaaaagaaattttttagaagaagaagatataagAAAAGGTATAGAAAATTGTAATAGAAGTTTAATACAGAAATTGATAGCGAATAGAGAATTTGATAGTGGAACCATGGAGGCAGCCTTCAATGTGATATGgaatcaactaaaaaaaatgtgaatcGAAATGCATGGAGATAATGTATACCAATTTTTCTTTGATCGAGAGGCTGATGTGATTCGAATAGAAAGGGGATCTCCAAGACTTTCTAACCAATATGTGATTCATCTAAGGAGGTGGAAggtgttaaaaataaatttgatagtTAGAAGTTAATTATAAATAGAAACCACAGTTTGAATAAGTTgtttatatttagttttaatttaaaccATTTGTTTATTAGGATGTATTAAGTTTAGACGTCAAAGAAaagtataaatacatatgtaaTTATTTCATAAATAACAACACACAAATACATTTAATACATTTCTCTTCAATTTATATTCTTCGTGAGTGTGTATGccttattcttttattttccaacaaagtggtatcagagccactTATAAAGTGTTTTCGTCAAAAGGAactaatttatcttttcaataccCATAATTATCTAAGCTCAACTATGACAATTGGGTAGCCCGAATGAAAGCAATTCTCGGTGTTCAAGGAGTGTGGGAGATGGTTGAGAAATGCTATGTAGAATCAGAGAATGTGGATAAGCTAACAGAAACTCAGAAGGaagaattagaaaataaaagaaagaaagatcaatgTGCACTTACTATCATTCATCAAGGCTTGGATGATGATATGTTTGAGAAGATTGCTGATATAACCAACGTAAAGAAAGTTTGGGATACTCTTCAAAATTTCGTCATAGGAGTTGAAAAGGTGAAGAAGGTTCGTCTTCAAACTCTAAGGCCTGAGTTTGAGTCTCTAATGATGAAGGAGACTGAATCCATATCGGATTATTTCACCAAAGTTTTGACGGTAGTGCACCAAATGAAAAGGCTTggagaaaaattagaagatgtTTGTGTTGTTGAGAAAATCCTTCGTTCTCTTAACTCAAAATTTTATCATGTGGTGGTAGCCATTGAGGAGTCCAAAGATTTGGATACAATGTCCATTGATCAGTTGAATGGTTCCTTATGGGCTCATGAAGAAAGAATGGATAAAGGCAAGCAAGAACATGTGGAGCATGTCTTGCAGGAAAAACTTTCGTGGAATGCTAGAGGAGAAACCAACGAAAGTGGAAGACAAGGATGAGGTCGAGGCCGTGGACGAGGACGAGGACGTGGttatggaagaagaagagatgagaaaaattattctcaagagaaaaaaaatcaaaatttatctcGAGGTCGTAGAAGAGGAAGAACAGTTGACAAAAGACACATTGAATGTTATTCATGTGGAAAGAATGGACATTATTCTTGGGAGTGTCAAAcatccaaagaagaagaaaataaatttgttgTGCACAGTGAAGATGTTGAAGAACCAACATTATTACTTACTCTCAAGGAAGATCAAAATTTTGAAGATAGTACGTGGTATCTTGACAATGGAGCTAGCAACCATATGACAGGTGATAGGAGTAAATTTATAGCACTCGACACCAAGGTAAAAGGACATGTGCGTTTTGGTGATGAATCAAAAGTAGATATCAATGGCAAATGGATGATCCTATTTGAGCTAAAGAATGAAAGTCATAAGATTCTTTTCAATGTTTATTACATCccaaagatgaagaataatatcTTGAGTATTGGCCAACTTATGGAGAATGGTTGCAAGATAGTCATGGAAGATCGCTATCTTTGGCTTAgagataaaaatagaaatcTTATTGCTAAGGTTTCTATGACAAGAAATCGTATGTTCTTGTCAAACATGAGAAGTGGTGGAGCTATATGTTTGAAGTCATGTATTGAAGATCCACCATGAATTTGGCATATGAGATATGGACATTTAAATTTTAGTGGGCTCAAAGAATTGGGAACAAAGAAGATGGTAAAAGAAATTCCAACAATTGATCATCCGCATCAGTTATGTGAAGCTTGCTTATTTGGAAAACATACAAGAAAGAGTTTTCCAAAGCAGTCTAAATCAAGAGCTACCAAGTCACTTCAGCTTATCCACATGGATGTTTGTGGACCTATCAAGCCTTTTTCACTTGGTAAGAATGCCTATTTTTTGCttttcattgatgattattcaagaaaaatatgggtttatTTCTTGAAACAAAAGAGCGAAGCATTTGAAGCATTCAAGAAGTTAAAGCCCTCGTTGAAAAAGAAGGTGACTATGAGATAAAAGCTCTCAGAACTGATAGAGGTGGAGAATTCACTTCAAATGAATTCAAGATATTTTGTGAAAATCATGGTATTCGACGTCCCCTAACTGTTCCTAGATttcctcaacaaaatggagttGCTGAAAGAAAGAATAGGACAATTCTAAATATGGCAAAAACAATGTTAAAAAGTAAGTTATTACCAAAAGAGTTATGGGGAGAAGCTGTTGCATGTGCAGTTTATCTCTCAAACCGCTCACCTACCAAGAGTTTGAGAGATATAACATCTTAAAAAGCATGGAGTGGTTTGAAGCCTAATGTATGACATTTAAGGGTATCTGGATTGATTGCATATGTCCAAATTCCTGAGCAAGAAAATTCGAAGCTTGATGATAGGAGCCCAAAGCTTGTATTTATTGGTTATGAGGAGAATAATAAAGGCTACAAATTCTTCAATCCCATgaataataaagtaataataagTAGAGATGTTGAGtttaaagaaaatacaaagtGGGACTGGAGTACACAAAATGAAGTCACTTATGATTTTCTGTCTTATTTTAAGGAAAAAGAAGCCCCGATGCAAGAAGTGCAAGGTAAAATCGATCCTTCAACACCAGCATTAACCCCACTagcatcatcatcgtcatctcCATCCTCTAGTTCAAGCAAATGCCCTCATAGATATCGAAGTCTCTATGATCTCTATAAGCAAACAGAAAAGTTAGATGATGAAAATTTATTGTGTCTACTCTCTAATGATGagcctttaagttttaaagaagCTGTCAAAGATGAGAAATGGATACAAGATATGGAGGAAGAAATTCAAGCAATTGAGAAGAACAATACTTGGGAACTTGCATTACTTCCAAGTGGTCATCAGGCTATTGGAGTCAAATAGGTTTACAAAGTTAAGAAGAACTCTAAAAGTGATGTAGAAAGGTATAAGGCAAGACTCGCTGCAAAAGGGTATAAGCAGAAGCAAGGAATAGATTATGATGAGGTGTTTGCTCCAGTTGCTCGCTTGGAGACGATAAGGCTATTGTTGTCACTTGCAACACAGAACAACTAGAAAATCCACCAAATGGATGTGAAGTCTGCTTTTCTGAATGGTAATCTTCTAAAAGAAGTTTATATTGAACAACCTTTGGGTTTTGTTGTTGAGGGTTGTGAAGATAAAGTGTTAAGGCTTAAAAAGGCTTTATATGGACTGAAGCAAGTTCCAAGAGCTTGGAATGATCGTCTTGATACATATTTTTAAGATAATGGTTTCACAAGGTGCATTCATGAATATACACTCTATGTGAAAGAGGAAAGAGACAATTTGTTATTTGTTTGTGTCTATGTGGATGATCTTATATTCACAggaaataatcaaataatgttTGAAGAATTTAAGAAAGTAATGGCTCAAGAATTTGAAATGAGTGATATAGGACTAATGTCTTATTATTTGGGAATTGAAGTGAAACAAATGGAGGATGAAATTTTTATCTCACAAGAGGCTTATGCAAGAGAGCTATTGAAGAAACTTAACATGCTAGActttaatcctaccaatacacCTATGTAGTGTGGAGTCAAAGTTTCTAAAGAGAAAAAAGGTGTAAAAAAAGTTGATCAAACATTATTCAGAAGTCTCATGGGGAGTTTAAGGTATTTGACCTATACCAGACCTGacattttattttcagttgggTTAGTTAGTCGTTACATGGAGAATTCAACAGAAACCCATATGAAGGCAGCCAAGTGAATTCTTCGCTATCTTAGAGGCACTCTTGAGTATGGCATGTTTTATTCAGTTTCAGATGAATTCAAATTAATGGACTATTGTGATAGTGATTATGTTGGGGATATTGATGACAGGAAGAGTACTACTGGATTTGTTTTCTTTCTAGGAAATAATGCAATTTCTTGGTGTTCAAAAAAATAACCTATAGTCACTCTTTCAACTTGTGAAGCTGAATATGTTGCTGCCACTGCCTATGCATGTCATGCAATTTGGCTGAAAATACTACTAAAGAAACTTCATTTTGAGCAAGCTGAATCCACCAAGATTATGATGAAAAATAAGTCGGCAATTGCCCTAGCAAAGAATCCAATATTTCATGATAGAAGCAAGCACATAGAAACAAAGTATCATTTCATTAGACAATGTATTGAGAACATGCATGTGGAGGTTGAGTATGTGAAATCACTTGATCAAGTTGCTGACATTTTCACAAAACCTCTGAAAAAAGATGCTTTTCAAAAGTTAAGGATTGTGATTAGACtcaaaaaattataagtttaaGGGAGAATATTAAAAATCAACTTGATGGTTAGAATTTAAGAATGAATAGAAATCACAGTTTGAATAAGTTGtctatatttagttttaatttaaaccATTTGTTTATTAGGATGTATTAAGTTTAGACGTCAAAGAAaagtataaatacatatgtaaTTATTTCATAAATAACAACACACAAATACATTCAATACATtcctctttattttatattcttcgTGAGTGTGTGtgtcttattcttttattttccaaCAGAAGGAAGGAACAAGGATAGAAGAAGAGGATTTCAAAAGAATTCCTACATGAGTGCAACTTTGGGGAATGCCTAAGAATTGCAAAACTACTGAGGCTACAACCAAGATAGTAAGAAGGGTTGGTGAAGTTTTGGAGGTGGCAACTTTCAATATGAGAGGAAAAGATGGACGAATCATGAAGCCATAATTGAACTCTACATAACCAAATCCCTTAAACAATCAATCAAAGTTTCATGCCCAACAACCCAACCTTTGTGATTCAACTTAGATATGAACGTCTAGGAACTTACTGCACATTCTGCGGATACATTGGCCATGAATACAATTGCAGTAATTATCTGGAGGCTTCAACTAATCAACAGCATCCTAAAATGAAATGGAGAAAGGAATTAAAAGTTGACCAAATAGGGTGGAGAGCTGAAGAATTAAAAGAGAATACTAACCCAAACTCAAGAAGAAAGATGGATGAAGGTGCCCAACATATATAGAAGAAAAACAACACCAATTAACTTActaaaatcatttttcaaattatttgttAGTGAATTCCATCACCCAAAATATCCACACACCTCAGATACAAATTATCAAAACTTTTCAATCACCATCTACCAAACCGAACCCAATTCTATAGCACCATATCAGCATCAAACTATCCAAGATACCCAAACTGAAAACTAAAACCCCATTCACATAACCTGATCCATGAAACAGCAAAGTACCAATCACAAATACATCCACTCGGCGGCGACAGCACCCTCCACCTGAGGAGAATGATTCGACAATGAGTTTGAGCTCATGAGTTAGTGGAGTGGGATGGTGGCTAGGATGTTGGGTATCGAAGGACGTTGGGTTacgttttttcaatttttaaagagaaaaataggTGGTAAGGATTTTTTATctctgaatttttttaaataaaaaaattaatccaatAAATTAACCGATTCGATCTGATTTTCAGAatcatgattaaaaaaaatagaagaatacaTATAATTGTTTGGCATATGTAAATGAAgtattaataatttatcaatGTGTCATTGATATGTTAATCCATaaggaaaggaataagaaaataattacCTTACATAACATTAACAGAAAACGCCATATTTCAAAGTCTTGGAATCAAATACCATGTTGCAAATTTATTAGAGGTagagtaaagaaaaaaatacatggcgaaataaaacagaaattatttttttatagaattctTTTTGGTGTATTGGCTGAATATTGGTGAAGGAGGTGTTTTGTTGAAGTGTGGTGACAGATTCAACACGTCGGAGGCGTGGTGTCTGAACTCGTCAGTGGTGTGTCAGCACCCCGTCAACACGTAGGGGGCGTAGTGATGTGGCGAGCAAGGACGGATGGCAGTCCACTGCCAACACGCCAGGGACGTGGTGATGGGGAACCCGTGAAGCGGTGCAGGTTTTTACTGAGTTCCAATGTTGCAGCAGCAGAACGGAAGGGGACGTGTTGCAGGCCTGCCTACATGCAGAGAACAACCCCCCACTCCGGTAACCAGTGTGCAACCCTCAATCCTTTATAAATTCAATCTTCTTTCCTTCCAttgaagcacaaaaaaaagtgTTGAAGCAAGGAACCgagagagaaaaaaagtgtATGAGGAGGAGCGTGTAgcttgaaagaagaaaaaaaattatacgaCGCAGTAGTGAAGAAAGTATTGGTAGCAGTAGTGATAGTAGTGTGTAGTGTAAGTAGTGGTttagaagaaaatttttttttgaaaaaaatattagtttgtAGTGATTAAAAAATGGTACGTAATTATACGAAGTTCGAAGAACGTATTATCAATTATTTGGATCATCCAATTTATGTAAGTTGaccaactttatttttttatgtatttaaatttttcaaattttgtttttttatgtatttaaaatttttaaattttggattaTCCAGCCGCAGCGGGCATTCGTGGTTATTGACGAGTACAATCCCGGTGCATCTGCTCTGGCAGAGGCAAGTAGGTCGGCCGCTCCGGCAGAGGCAGGTGGGTCAGCAGCTCCGGGTGTGGATGAATCAGTTCGTGGTCACCCGTATGTCTCAGGTGGGTCGGCAGCTCCGGGTGGGTCATTGCCGGCTTTATAAGTGGCTTTGAAGTCCTCTTCGTTGTCACTATTCATTCATTTGTACACTGTAGCTCTATCATCCTCTATATCTAAATCATTTTGAATCTATTCTGTCTCTACgttttcaaactcaacatacagCTTAATTTGTGGCTGTCGCATCTGAGCCTGCTGGTGCATTTGGAACATATTCTGCATACTCGTTTTATCAGTGATCGGCATGATATCAAACTGTATTAGACCACCAAAAACTATAACAGGATTTCGGCAAACCCTGAGCAGACTGCCGGTGATAAGCCGGAGGAAGGTGAGGATGACGTTAAGTCATCATGCCCCTTATGCCCTGGGCGACACACGTGCTACAATGGCCGGGACAAAGGATCGCGATCGCGCGAGGGTGAGCTAACTCCAAAAACCTGTCCTCAGTTCGGATTGTAGGCTGCAACCCGCCTGCATGAAGCCGGAATCGCTAGTAATCGCCGGTCAGCCATACGGCGATGAATTCGTTCCCGGGCCTTGTACACACCGCCCGTCACACTATGGGAGCTGGCCATGCCCGAAGTCGTTACCTTAACCGTAAGGAGGGGGATGCCGAAGGCAGGGCTAGTGACTGGAGTGAAGTCGTAACAAGGTAGCCGTACTGGAAGGTGCGGCTGGATCACCTCCTTTTCAGGGAGAGCTAATGCTTGTTGGGTAGTTTGGTTTGACACGGCTTCACACCCCAAAAGAAGCGAGCTACGTCTGAGTTAAATTTGGAGATGGAAGTTTTCTTTCGTTTCTCGGAGGTGAAGTAAGACTAAGCTCATGAGCTTATTATCCTAGGTCGGAACAAGTTGATAGGagctatttcttttttttcgcccTATGTCGCCATACGGGggcgaaaaaaagaaagaaagagagggaTGGGGTTTTTCTCGCTTTTGGCATAGCGGGCCTCAGCGGGAGGCCCACACGACGGGCTATTAGCTCAGTGGTAGAGCGCGCCCCTGATAATTGCGTCGTTGTGCCTGGACTGTGAGGGCTCTCAGCCACATGGATAGTTCAATGTGCTCATCGGCGCCTGACCCTGAGATGTTCTTATTAACATTTCATTCTCCGTGCTTTGACAGAGACTGTTCTAAAGCTCCATTCATGTCATGCTGCATGGAACCACAAACGAAAATGAATTCTTACACACAAATCTCACTCTCTCATGAGTATTTCGTATTATCTCACCGTTGCGATACATTACCAAATTTACAGTACCCTCCATTACACTACCAACACACAAAGACCACTCAAAGCACACTCTTCTTCGGAATGAAAATGGTACCGAATTTTGTCTTATATAGAGGTGAGCATTCAACACGCCCCCACGTGCTGCTAGCTTCAACCAACTAGGCGTCGCCACTTGTCAGCATGCCCTTGCGTGCTGACTCAACACGCCCTCCAGGTGCTGCCTAGTTCAACTAACTAGGCCTCACCATGTCAGCACGCCCCCTGTGTGCTGACTCAGCACGCCCCCTGTGTGCTGACTCAGCACGCCCCCTGTGTGCTGACTCAGCACGCCTCCTATGTGCTGCTAACTTCAGCCAGCCAATCGTCACCACGTGTCTTTCATGCCTCTTGCGTGATGTATGTAACACGCCCCCTATGTGTTAGACCTCTCATCTGACACGTCCACCAAAGTGTAAATATACTTCTTACATCCATTTCTAACCAAAACACCACCCTTTACTCCATGACAAAATTCTTGagccaaaataaaaattatgaataatagtaaaatgttgccattatttatttgtttatttgagCATCATAGAAAATGGTCCTAGATTTTGATACAATATGTTATTGTAATGCATTTAAGCTAGACCTCTCATAGCATCTTGGAGCAggtttataacaaaaatttgcTTTTTTCTTatcgattttttttgtttaaaacgATTTCAGGAACTCTCGCttgtaaaattttcaaaataattcgCATTATATTTTTCGCATCACGAAAAGCAAGCCACTAAAATAAGTAGATTATTTCTCCaagaaaatcatttaaaaaaaatcaactcaCGGTATAGAAAATCTAtctttattttggaaaaagatgATAATCCGAAAAGATATTTGAGGATGATGAAAGATTTGAgaatatgttttgtttaaatGAAGATGTCAAAAATATctactcaaatataaataatattttataacatatttaGGGATGCCAATAGATAGAATAGAGTTTGAACTCAATCCTAATTTTACCCTACCTACAAGATTAAAAATATGTCCTAACTCTAATTTTACTTATTCTCAATCCATAAATATTTAACTCTATCTACGTGTTAGCAAaaagatataatattattatataatttaatgagtatatatatatatatatattaaaaattagataaaatatattttttgtctctaatatttttaaaattttttaaaattatccctaacatttaatttgattcaattatattatatatttaacgTTTATAATGGTTTTATGTTTACTcctattattaaattttttataataaaaaattagttaaattttttttattctgatttcaatcttaatttaatttcagCCTCCAACTCAAATCTAATCTCCCATCACGGTCACTATCACTGTCACTATCATCAACATCATTCATCCATCCACCATTAACATCTAACCCAAAATCCATtgttcaaaagtaaaaaaatatatatatttttatataaaaacaattataaaatcttGGTTGACtatccaaaaatataattctaaagGAAAAGTATAAGCTAATACAATTTTTCAGCGACtgaattcatgattttttcctcAAAATTAGAGACTTCTATTTATATATCTATTAagggataaaataaaaatgtagtaaagagagacaaaacaaaagaagagaagagaagggagCTCCCGATTCTCTTTGCAGAGCAAATAGAAACCTAATCTCAAAaaggagaattgaagaaaatgaagaaaataaggGGGGAGATTGATCCTCAATGGAGCCAAGGCTCTGGGTCTTGCTAAAGAGACTATGAATCTTGAAGAAGAGCTTGCTGACACTTCAAATCAAAGCTGAGAATTTCAAAAATGCACTTCCAGATGTTTCACGTGGTGATGGCCAGGAGCTGAAGTAGATTTGTCCCATTTAAGGCACACCATTTAATAGTGTGGGAATAAGCTTGATTAAATTCAGCAAGAGCTCTTTAATCACTGTGATGTGTTCAGCCCAAATAGATTCTTAATTTGCTTGTGTATGATTAAACCTTGTTAGTTGTTACCTTATGAAAGAATGAACGAATTAAGACTTAGTTTGTTTGTTGTGCTTGTCATTTGAGTTTAATTAAACACAATGGGAAGGGAAAAGGCCTTAGTTTGCCATTTAGGTTCACTAATCCATATTCATTAAGTGCTATGTAATAAGTGCCTTGCGTGTAATTGTTTGCTGTTCTcgatttatcttttgtttctttttggaTCTTGGACATTCGACATTTCAAATGCTTAACAACTTATAACATGTGTGCTGTGTAAAAGGATTTGCTGCATTTTTACAGGTTATTATTCCCTTGAAATTTCTTGCTTTCCTTTGATCAGCTGTTGCACTAAATTTGGACCTTAATCAGAATTTAGAATTGTCAATATTTGAAGAAAATTGCCAAGTCTTATCACATTGTTCTCTATGTTTGGACAATACAATCAGCATAAACATACTACATAAGAGGAATATGGATGGATCAGTTTGgcccttgatttgcttgtgaaTCTTGATTTGCAGTTGTTACCTCTGATTCAATACCACATTTCTGGCTTGATTTTCTAGCAATGATACAAAGGAAACACTATTTGGATTTCTCACATACTCTTCCAACAAAGATCACACCATTT is part of the Arachis duranensis cultivar V14167 chromosome 1, aradu.V14167.gnm2.J7QH, whole genome shotgun sequence genome and encodes:
- the LOC107480138 gene encoding uncharacterized protein LOC107480138 codes for the protein MKAILGVQGVWEMVEKCYVESENVDKLTETQKEELENKRKKDQCALTIIHQGLDDDMFEKIADITNVKKVWDTLQNFVIGVEKVKKVRLQTLRPEFESLMMKETESISDYFTKVLTVVHQMKRLGEKLEDVCVVEKILRSLNSKFYHVVVAIEESKDLDTMSIDQLNGSLWAHEERMDKGKQEHVEHVLQEKLSWNARGETNESGRQG